Proteins encoded in a region of the Acipenser ruthenus chromosome 54, fAciRut3.2 maternal haplotype, whole genome shotgun sequence genome:
- the LOC117398258 gene encoding interferon-induced very large GTPase 1-like, giving the protein MSSEMSVPGEGAREAELQVEMKKTQVSQITHFAEDTREVPSSERTLDATPITPNPEDQDKPQGPADTSPVTSTAPGPNIPEIAEDTAPATSTTQDHNIPEIAEDTTPATSTAEDHNIPEIAEDTAPATSTAEDHNIPEIAEDTAPATCTAQDHNIPEVAEDTAPATSTTQDHNIPEIAEATSPATSTAEDHNIPEIAKDTAPVTSTTQDHSIPEIAEDTTPATTAQDHNIPEIAEDTAPATSTAEGHSIPEFAENESPVTSSAPAHNIPEITGDTSVMVPSDPTKSPSTTTASVSPLGEIKIDSMESDSVSLCWCSPENMDGIPHSFYITNSSSDRCHQDSITARSSSTVISDLRPGREYSFTVTTELVNGIQSTLVSTSVCIKPSPPGEIKIDSVGSNSVSLSWGSPAGLDEIPHSFKITYSSSVKDNPLSITAPSNSTLISKLRPGREYSFTVTTVLENGTQSTPISTSVCTKTHLEDLLCMLGLENYFPGKITLSTVLEIGTESITDEPIQSLKKLPWCFLKRLMMVNVTVLSTICSAAETDTDTALQDLDSVLELIGSNDDQDSNTINPLDLLAALFLCSDSFLQQEIMSKMSMCQFAVPLLLPYCSTSQCTLMLWAMRDIVKKFRPCSLADSKGFVEDSIVSTAMPMISFVRLGDCSLSKSQILNQVLSNPQQYHDVFIHRDMECGNVPRRIANGLVEIGWYLPSGKKNLDIFPEPVAVVNLRGDLLSFQKQFSILCQTSSAVFIFFDSIAESECNLLSSAGNIKAQLFLVANFPNKTEKNINSLKDLASKLKLCGSQILFKKQQTNDAQFVSKLRLTMNGIMENCQNKVTIEGMSAEAHELGIRVDEDCTECQNAKRSAAEITCRIDDVVQYKEDQLPLQGKLWKELAKIEKEEYRLRKAGDQPIEEYKANLQSEKQKLRQQQSSYDMSEAMQCFITAISNESKEERSYFLKWMRMNLDVKARKKLSGLRDEYKEKCCKLSENKEIIADLDRQISNSSLGMEHFMREMGQLYEAACSLSSNNAYRQQFQDLPSLGADLLLDGFHLELVDGDASNIPVRWMTGVLTKLHEKVQHKSRVLVVTVLGVQSTGKSTLLNTMFGVQFAVSSGRCTRGAFMLLIRVKEDLKEELNCDFILVIDTEGLKSPELAELEDSYEHDNELATLVVGLSDITIINIAMENSTEMKDILQIVVHAFLRMEKLGKKPNCQFVHQNVGDVSAHDNNARDRNKLLEQLNEMTQAAARMEKLDPNIKLTDVMEYDPEHSNWYIPGLWHGIPPMAPVNTGYSESVYEFKKSLIEVLKSCKYQTLPEFLEWMRSLWKAVKHENFIFSFRNSLVAEAYSNLCVEYGKWEWDFQKHMYNWLATAETRISNTSNQSSKVEFLSSLKKEVTSQEETTLEKLTKYYESKEGHVNLVKSYRATFEISIKTLRIEIENSVTNKLTAAIDFQNGMKKVHDVNGKHKAILEEKVLKLLGDCRKRREDLSEEQLEKEFEKMWEETVKKLDFKGLEKRDIVLDVYNQLRKQLDRHGGGVKMVINQASDLTKYGVTSFTVNDKYFERCWFKKHITDAMGITAQKFKKEEANIMAQCVITESSQFVSDRKHTTTDYHETYTRELLEMIDGKLKEIKKLNAQFEVDLKLHICGFAAREFQQMHEDFIKVNDPLKHLEKSRSQYCSDLIDLYREKDQSRKKAEEFTERCLKLAVREYVNKALGIDIVDAMLTGADSVKYSTRSYFQHSILKQLLKDNTCKNYVSYIRNYNDFVKKWIFDCILEFFKFNGLSCLELKRLEAITEKIQAAVKRAENEGTSTRDIKTISGFVENVCSVLSSDIVISTDDLGLKLIQDKASVKEFIGHLQYYLKQMKTSLSAEFSQWCDIQKKLINLPFKPQDELFRKVFGCGKQCPFCMVPCEAGGKNHKEHHASVHRPKGLGRWRSSVSNKLSVSVCTTRVYSENTFRNSDTEWKPHPYKDYRKFYPDWNIAPDPSIEASDYWKYVLTTFNEEFAVEYHAKPANIPEQWKSITKEQALKSINEVFNVK; this is encoded by the exons ATGTCATCAGAGATGAGCGTGCCAGGTGAGGGGGCTCGAGAGGCTGAACTCCAGGTAGAAATGAAGAAAACGCAGGTCAGCCAAATCACTCACTTTGCTGAGGACACCAGAGAAGTGCCCAGCTCAGAGAGAACTCTGGACGCTACACCCATCACCCCAAATCCTGAAGACCAGGACAAACCTCAGGGTCCAGCAGACACCTCGCCTGTCACCTCTACTGCTCCTGGACCAAATATCCCTGAGATTGCTGAAGACACTGCACCTGCCACCTCCACTACTCAAGATCACAACATCCCTGAGATTGCTGAAGACACTACACCTGCCACCTCCACTGCTGAAGATCACAACATCCCTGAGATTGCTGAAGACACTGCACCTGCCACCTCCACTGCTGAAGATCACAATATCCCTGAGATTGCTGAAGACACTGCACCTGCCACCTGCACTGCTCAAGATCACAATATCCCTGAAGTTGCTGAAGACACTGCACCTGCCACCTCCACTACTCAAGATCACAATATCCCTGAGATTGCTGAAGCCACTTCACCTGCCACATCCACTGCTGAAGATCACAACATCCCTGAGATTGCTAAAGACACTGCACCTGTCACCTCCACTACTCAAGATCACAGTATCCCAGAGATTGCTGAAGACACTACACCTGCCACCACTGCTCAAGATCACAATATCCCTGAGATTGCTGAAGACACTGCACCTGCCACCTCAACTGCTGAAGGTCACAGCATCCCTGAATTTGCAGAAAATGAGTCACCTGTCACCTCCAGTGCACCAGCACACAATATCCCTGAGATTACAGGAGACACATCTGTCATGGTTCCATCAGATCCAACAAAGAGTCCATCCACTACCACAGCATCTGTGTCCCCTCTGGGAGAGATAAAGATAGACTCAATGGAAAGCGACTCTGTTTCTCTATGCTGGTGCAGTCCTGAGAATATGGATGGGATCCCACACAGCTTTTACATTACCAACTCTAGCTCTGATAGGTGTCACCAAGACTCCATCACTGCACGCTCCAGTTCCACAGTCATCTCTGATCTGAGACCTGGGAGAGAATacagcttcacagtcaccacagagcTAGTGAATGGGATCCAGAGCACGCTTGTTTCAACATCTGTCTGCATaa aaccatctcctcctggagagataaagatagactcagtggGAAGCAActctgtctctctgagctggggcagtcctgCTGGTCTGGATGAGATCCCTCACAGTTTTAAAATCACctattcaagctctgtcaaggaCAACCCTCTTTCCATCACTGCACCCTCCAATTCCACTCTCATATCTAAGCTGAGGCCTGGGAGAGAGTacagcttcacagtcaccacagtgctggagaatgggacccagagcaCGCCTATTTCAACATCTGTCTGTACAA AAACACATCTAGAAGATTTGCTGTGCATGCTGGGACTGGAGAACTACTTCCCAGGCAAGATTACATTGAGTACTGTCCTTGAGATCGGTACAGAGAGTATTACAGATGAACCGATTCAGTCACTGAAAAAACTTCCCTGGTGCTTTCTGAAAAGACTCATGATGGTAAATGTGACAGTTCTCAGTACAATAtgcagtgctgctgagacagatacagacacagcATTGCAAGACCTTGATAGTGTTCTTGAACTTATTGGTAGTAATGATGATCAAGACAGTAATACAATCAATCCACTTGATCTCTTAGCAGCACTCTTTCTGTGCTCAGATAGCTTCCTGCAGCAGGAAATTATGTCAAAAATGTCGATGTGCCAGTTTGCTGTACCTCTCTTGCTCCCTTACTGCAGCACCAGTCAGTGTACATTAATGCTGTGGGCCATGCGAgacattgtgaagaagtttagaCCCTGTTCATTAGCCGACTCAAAAGGGTTTGTAGAAGACAGTATAGTCAGCACTGCCATGCCAATGATCTCTTTTGTCAGGCTGGGTGACTGTAGTTTATCAAAGTCTCAGATTCTGAATCAGGTTCTCAGCAACCCCCAGCAGTACCATGATGTCTTCATCCATCGTGATATGGAATGTGGAAATGTTCCACGGAGAATTGCAAACGGTCTAGTGGAAATAGGTTGGTACCTTCCTTCTGGCAAGAAAAACTTAGACATCTTTCCAGAACCTGTAGCTGTTGTCAACCTTCGTGGAGATCTCCTTTCCTTTCAGAAACAGTTTTCCATTTTATGTCAAACATCCTCAGCAGTCTTCATATTTTTTGACAGTATTGCGGAGAGCGAGTGCAATCTCTTGTCCTCTGCAGGAAATATTAAAGCCCAATTGTTTTTGGTTGCAAATTTTCCAAATAAGACAGAGAAAAACATAAACTCTCTGAAAGACTTGGCATCAAAATTAAAATTATGTGGAAGTCAGATCCTATTTAAGAAACAGCAGACCAATGATGCACAGTTTGTGTCAAAACTGCGCTTAACTATGAATGGCATAATGGAAAACTGTCAAAACAAAGTGACAATTGAAGGCATGTCTGCTGAAGCACATGAATTGGGGATTCGTGTAGATGAAGACTGCACTGAATGTCAGAACGCCAAGAGAAGTGCTGCAGAAATCACATGCAGAATCGACGATGTGGTGCAATATAAAGAGGATCAGTTGCCATTGCAAGGGAAGCTTTGGAAGGAGCTGGCTAAAATAGAAAAGGAGGAGTACAGACTACGGAAGGCAGGAGACCAGCCTATTGAAGAATATAAAGCCAATCTGCAAAGTGAAAAACAGAAACTGAGACAACAACAAAGCAGTTATGATATGTCTGAAGCAATGCAGTGTTTCATCACTGCCATATCCAATGAAAGCAAAGAAGAACGATCCTATTTTCTAAAGTGGATGAGAATGAATTTGGATGTTAAAGCACGAAAGAAGCTTTCTGGTCTTCGTGATGAATACAAAGAAAAGTGTTGCAAGTTATCAGAGAACAAAGAGATAATTGCAGACCTGGATAGACAAATATCAAACAGCTCTTTAGGAATGGAACATTTCATGCGTGAGATGGGCCAGCTTTATGAAGCAGCGTGCTCCCTTTCCTCAAATAATGCATATCGCCAGCAATTTCAAGATCTTCCAAGTTTGGGGGCTGATCTGCTGTTGGATGGCTTCCACCTTGAGCTGGTGGATGGAGATGCATCAAATATCCCTGTAAGGTGGATGACTGGTGTTTTAACAAAGCTCCATGAGAAAGTCCAACACAAGAGCAGGGTGCTGGTTGTAACAGTGTTGGGAGTCCAAAGCACTGGGAAGTCTACCCTCCTCAACACAATGTTTGGGGTTCAGTTTGCAGTTAGCAGTGGCAGATGCACGAGAGGAGCCTTCATGCTGTTAATCAGAGTCAAAGAGGATCTTAAAGAAGAGCTGAACTGTGATTTTATCTTGGTAATTGACACTGAAGGTCTGAAATCTCCAGAACTGGCAGAACTAGAAGACAGCTATGAACATGACAATGAGCTTGCAACACTGGTTGTAGGTTTGAGTGACATCACCATAATAAACATTGCAATGGAGAACTCCACAGAGATGAAGGATATCCTACAGATCGTGGTGCATGCCTTTCTTAGAATGGAGAAACTGGGAAAGAAACCAAACTGTCAGTTTGTGCACCAGAATGTGGGGGACGTGTCTGCTCATGACAACAATGCAAGGGACAGAAATAAGCTTCTAGAACAGCTGAATGAGATGACACAGGCTGCTGCCAGGATGGAAAAGCTAGATCCAAACATAAAACTCACAGATGTCATGGAGTATGATCCCGAACACAGTAACTGGTACATCCCAGGCCTGTGGCATGGTATTCCACCAATGGCTCCAGTGAACACAGGCTACAGTGAAAGTGTATATGAGTTCAAGAAGAGCTTGATTGAGGTGTTAAAAAGCTGCAAATACCAAACTCTTCCCGAGTTCTTGGAGTGGATGAGAAGTTTGTGGAAAGCCGTTAAACATGAGAACTTCATCTTCAGCTTCAGAAATAGTCTAGTGGCTGAGGCTTACAGTAATCTGTGTGTTGAATATGGTAAATGGGAATGGGACTTCCAGAAGCACATGTACAACTGGCTGGCAACTGCTGAGACAAGGATTTCAAATACCAGCAACCAGTCATCAAAAGTTGAGTTTCTAAGCAGCTTAAAAAAAGAGGTGACATCACAAGAAGAGACCACTCTGGAGAAATTGACTAAATACTATGAAAGTAAGGAGGGACATGTTAATCTTGTAAAAAGCTACAGAGCAACCTTTGAGATAAGCATCAAAACTCTTAGGATTGAAATTGAAAACTCTGTGACAAACAAGTTGACAGCAGCTATTGATTTTCAAAACGGAATGAAAAAGGTACATGATGTCAATGGGAAGCATAAAGCAATATTAGAAGAAAAAGTGTTGAAACTGCTTGGAGACTGCAGGAAAAGACGTGAGGATTTATCTGAGGAGCAGCTGGAAAAGGAATTTGAAAAGATGTGGGAAGAGACAGTGAAGAAACTGGACTTCAAAGGTTTAGAGAAGCGAGACATTGTATTAGATGTTTATAATCAATTGAGAAAACAATTGGATAGACATGGAGGTGGAGTTAAGATGGTGATAAATCAGGCCAGCGATTTGACTAAATATGGAGTGACCTCGTTTACAGTCAACGACAAATACTTTGAACGTTGCTGGTTCAAGAAACACATAACTGATGCTATGGGCATAACTGCGCAAAAGTTCAAAAAGGAGGAAGCAAATATTATGGCTCAATGTGTAATAACAGAGAGCAGCCAGTTTGTATCTgacagaaaacacacaacaactgACTACCATGAGACCTACACCAGAGAGCTGTTGGAAATGATAGACGGCAAGCTGAAGGAAATTAAGAAACTGAACGCACAGTTTGAAGTTGATCTGAAGTTGCACATCTGTGGCTTTGCAGCCAGGGAATTTCAACAGATGCACGAAGATTTTATTAAAGTCAACGACCCCCTGAAACATCTGGAAAAGTCCAGGTCACAGTACTGTTCTGACTTGATAGATCTTTACCGTGAGAAGGATCAGAGCCGAAAGAAGGCTGAAGAATTCACTGAGCGCTGCCTCAAGCTTGCAGTGAGGGAGTATGTCAACAAAGCCCTTGGGATAGATATTGTAGATGCAATGCTGACTGGTGCAGACTCTGTGAAATACAGCACCCGGTCATATTTCCAGCATTCAATTCTGAAGCAGTTACTGAAAGACAATACATGCAAAAACTATGTGTCATACATTAGAAACTACAATGATTTTGTCAAGAAGTGGATATTTGATTGTATTCTTGAGTTTTTTAAATTCAACGGCCTTTCATGTTTAGAATTGAAACGTCTCGAAGCCATAACCGAGAAAATACAAGCAGCCGTGAAAAGGGCAGAAAACGAGGGAACCTCGACACGCGATATCAAAACCATATCGGGGTTTGTTGAAAATGTCTGCAGTGTTCTGAGCAGCGATATTGTGATTTCCACAGATGATCTTGGATTAAAACTTATCCAAGACAAAGCAAGCGTGAAGGAGTTCATTGGGCATCTTCAATATTACCTTAAACAAATGAAGACATCTCTAAGTGCCGAATTTTCTCAATGGTGTGATATCCAGAAGAAACTTATCAACCTGCCATTCAAGCCACAGGACGAGCTGTTCAGAAAGGTGTTTggttgtggaaagcagtgtcCATTCTGCATGGTCCCCTGTGAGGCAGGAGGCAAGAACCACAAAGAACACCACGCATCAGTGCATCGACCCAAAGGGCTGGGAAGATGGAGATCTTCAGTATCTAATAAACTCTCTGTAAGTGTATGCACAACTCGTGTGTACAGTGAAAATACATTTAGGAATAGTGACACAGAGTGGAAGCCTCATCCCTATAAAGACTATCGGAAATTCTATCCTGACTGGAACATTGCCCCTGATCCCAGTATTGAAGCCTCTGACTACTGGAAGTACGTGCTGACTACATTTAATGAAGAATTTGCAGTTGAGTATCATGCAAAGCCTGCTAATATCCCAGAGCAATGGAAAAGCATAACAAAGGAACAAGCACTGAAGAGTATAAATGAGGTGTTTAACGTGAAGTAA